ATCACCATCACCGATAAAAACCGCTCGCGCCTGAACCAGCTGTTCATCATGCCTCAAAACCTGCCCGCCCTGACGAAGTTTGTCCAGCGCCTGCGTGAGGTCAACCCCAAGACAATCTTCATCTATCAGTTAACCCATTCTGGTGAGCTGAGCAATCCTGAGTTTTCAAAGCGCCTGTCAGTAAGACCCCTGCCGGGCTTTAAGGCGGATGTCTTCACCGAAGACGAATTTGAAAAGATCATGGATGACTTCGTCCTGGCTGCCAAGATCACTTACGATTCAGGCGCGGATGGGATCGACATGAAGTTCTGCCATGGCTACCTCGGCTCACAGATCCTGCGCCCGTACAACACCCGCAAGTGGAAATACGGTGGTAAATGGGAGAACCGGCGCCAGTTTGCCTTCGATCTTTACGAACGCATCCAAAAGGCAGTGCCAGACAAAAACTTCCTGATCGGCTCCAAAATCTCGGTCTGGGAAGGCTTTCCGGGTGGCTTTGGCACGGCTGGGCCCGATACCCCGGTGATCGACCTGACTGAACCCATCGACCTAGTGAAAGGCCTGGAAGAACGCGGTGCTCAGTACTTCATCCAATCTGCCGGTAGCCCATCGATCACTATCAGCCTGACACAGGCGGATAAGGACCACCCCTATTTCGCCTACCTGCACCAGTATTTTGCTAAAGAGATGCGGGAGAACCTGAAGAAGGAAACGGTCGTGATCGGCTCTAACTATTCGGTGTTCGGCAAAGGTAAAAGCAAGCTGCAAGCGGTGAGCTCCAAGGACAGCCACTTGTTGGCATACGGGGCCCAAAATATCTCCAAGGGCTACGTAGATATGGTTGCAGTAGGCCGCCAGTCTTTGGCTGACCCATTGTTACCATTAAAGCTGCGCGAAGGCCGGGAGAAGGAAATCAACTATTGCACCACCTGTGACAACTGCCTGGAACTGCTCATCCGCCAGCGACCGATTGGCTGCTGCACCTACAATAAGTACTATACCAAAGTCCTGCAAGACACTCGCAAGGAGTTTGGTAGACTGAACGAGATGCACACCTAAGCGCCTGTTGTAACGCTTTCCATGAAACCTGCCTGGAATTTTCAGGCAGGTTTTTGTTTGCGTATTCACATCAGGCAAGCATATCCAGGTATATCTATGACAGGAATGGGCAAAGTCAGGTTTCGTGAGGGCTACCTTGTTGGCTCATTACGTCATTGCGCCCTGACTCGATCATGGCTGTCAGCTTCTCCCCCGCCTGGTGAGAATGTTGCAAAAATGACATTTCATCCTGGTAACCGGTGTGATGGATGCCCACCTCCAGGTTCACACATGCCTGGTATGCCGAGGACGCGATTACCCTGGCCAGCTCAGGCCAGTTCACGCTGCCAGTGAAGGGGATCTTATGCTGATCGCTCACCCCATCGTTATCGTGCAGGTGCAGGGCGATCAACCGTCCTTTTAGCTGGTCCAGCTTCTCCAGCCCGGGTCCACCCAGGTTGGCATGTCCTGAATCGAAACATAAGCCAAGGTAAACTGGGTCATACTCCGCCAGCAGCGTTTCCAGCACCAAAAAATCATCGCCATCCATGTTTTCCAGGGCCAGGCGGACTGCCCGGCTGCGTGTAAAAGCTTCCAGCTCGTCCAATGACCTGCGGATTTGGACCATCCGGGCCGTGCGAAATTCATGAGGCTCGGTGGTTGGGATGTGGATGATCGTTACGTTTCCACCCAGGCGGGCGGTCATTGCGATGCGGTTTTTAACCAGTTCCAGGCCAGCCAGGCGCCGCGTATCGTCAAATGAAACCCAATACTTTTCCCTTCCCTGGCTGGCATGCAGGTTCAAAAGTAGTAAATTGAATTGCTTGAACCATGCCTTAATTTCACCGATTTCGTCATCTGAATAGAGATAATCGTTGGACCAGTGGTGGCACCAGTGGACGTGGGTGAAACCGGCTTCGGCAATACGCCGGAGGTACGGGAGTGTGTCGCCTTCACTTTGATAATAGTCAGAGGTGATCGAAAGCATGGATTTTCTGATTATATGTGATTATCCATGCATCCGAACCGGCAGTTTCCAGGAGGTGAAATCGCCAGATAATGCATGAGCGACTTTGATGTTTTAGACGAAGTGATCGGGTCAGGAAATTGCTCCACATGAAAAATTGTTGTATACTGGAAAGGTCCATCCTGGGGGAGTATTGGCTGCCAACTTATCAGTCAGCGATCCGTATTAATAGTGGTGCTTCATGTGATCATCGTGTGAAAGGAAGTGAAGATACAGGCAGATACTGTTCCTAAAAGATCTAAACCGTCGTTAATACCAAACACTTGAATGTCTCATAAAGGAAAGGATGAAGAAATGGCGCACAAATATCATGCTTTAAGGACAATCGGCTCCATCTTTCGGGTGGTCGGCTACATATTTCTGGTCCTCACCATTCTGTCTGCCCTGGCAGTGTGTGGTCTTACCGTCATAGGAGGGACAACGGCGGAGACGCTTGCGCAGGAGTTCGGAACCAGTACCACTGGCGCGGGATTCCTGGGGGGCCTGGTTGGCGGATTACTGCTTGGCCTTCTCGTGATCCTTTATGGCGGATTGATCTCCCTCATGCTGGTGGCCTTTGGTGAAGGCATATATTTATTGATCGATGTCGAGGAAAATACCCGCAGGACCAGCTACCTGATGGAAAATCAAAACAAGCTTCAGCCCGCCGAGCCAAAACCATTACCACCTACGTCGTGAACCACTCTGGCGAAATTGGCCACGGAAGAAACGCTAAATTCGGACAACAGTAATATTGGAACATCAATTCGCGTGAAAGCCGAGTCAGGTGTAACAACCTGCAGCTGGTCATTCAACCAACAAGGTATGAATGAAAGCTAGAGTCCGTTCACTGGTTGCGATAGCATTCATTGTCTTTTGCTCCCTGGCCTACCTTGATAGGGGTGCGTCAAATCAGGAATACTCGCTTCAAATTTCCTTTATCGATGTGGGCCAGGGAGATGCGGCATTAATTCAAACTTTTGAGGGTTTCAACATATTAATCGACGGCGGACCGGTACCCGCCGGTCCAGTGGTGTTGGCATATCTGCGGGCGATGGATGTAACCGAACTTAGTGCAATTATCGCTTCGCATCCCGATAGTGACCATATCGGCGGATTGATCAGCGTCTTGGCTGCGACGGATATCCTGGTCGATTCTGTGATTTATAATGGCTACCCAGGGTATACGCAAACCTGGAAAAACTTCGCCAGCGCAGTTGAAAATGAAGGCCTGGTTTTGACCGTCGCTCAATTTCCAGGTGAATTGCACTGGGGCGCAACCACTGCGTATGTTCTCAATCCACCCTCAGGTTTGGCCGATCCTGACACGAACGCAGCCTCACTGGTGTTGCTGCTCGATCATAACGAAGTTGACACCCTGTTCAGCGGGGATATTGACAGTACGGTTGAGGCGCAAGTCCTGGCGCGACAGACACCCGTTGCCGCGGATATCCTGAAGGTAGCCCATCACGGCAGCAATTACAGCTCCAGCTCCGAATTCCTAGGGGCGGTTCAACCAGACGATTCCGTT
The genomic region above belongs to Anaerolineales bacterium and contains:
- a CDS encoding 2,4-dienoyl-CoA reductase, which produces MEPRDILLTPIMIGTHRSENRFFSQAMECTDADFEGNPSDLTYARYENLFKGEAGMVSLEAITITDKNRSRLNQLFIMPQNLPALTKFVQRLREVNPKTIFIYQLTHSGELSNPEFSKRLSVRPLPGFKADVFTEDEFEKIMDDFVLAAKITYDSGADGIDMKFCHGYLGSQILRPYNTRKWKYGGKWENRRQFAFDLYERIQKAVPDKNFLIGSKISVWEGFPGGFGTAGPDTPVIDLTEPIDLVKGLEERGAQYFIQSAGSPSITISLTQADKDHPYFAYLHQYFAKEMRENLKKETVVIGSNYSVFGKGKSKLQAVSSKDSHLLAYGAQNISKGYVDMVAVGRQSLADPLLPLKLREGREKEINYCTTCDNCLELLIRQRPIGCCTYNKYYTKVLQDTRKEFGRLNEMHT
- a CDS encoding MBL fold metallo-hydrolase, translated to MKARVRSLVAIAFIVFCSLAYLDRGASNQEYSLQISFIDVGQGDAALIQTFEGFNILIDGGPVPAGPVVLAYLRAMDVTELSAIIASHPDSDHIGGLISVLAATDILVDSVIYNGYPGYTQTWKNFASAVENEGLVLTVAQFPGELHWGATTAYVLNPPSGLADPDTNAASLVLLLDHNEVDTLFSGDIDSTVEAQVLARQTPVAADILKVAHHGSNYSSSSEFLGAVQPDDSVISVGPNPYGHPGAETLSRLIASGSSIWRTDLLGTILITSADGLSYQVIPTKTWQEVYLPVVMISKP